One Helianthus annuus cultivar XRQ/B chromosome 12, HanXRQr2.0-SUNRISE, whole genome shotgun sequence genomic region harbors:
- the LOC118484859 gene encoding putative Myb family transcription factor At1g14600, whose amino-acid sequence MGSCGRTGAVRQYIRSKVPRLRWTPDLHHAFVHAIDRIGGPEKATPKLVLQMMDVRGLTISHVKSHLQMYRSMKSDGNKRGDEDPNFIGSRRRQSVEDHDDGCLDHELKPNFEDSHPHYSFYTLPSKRGRMETRNGKHEWWGNEAEREQKEAGGNLTWQHTLHSFPHFLLHPSFTHVNALHQESDLILEGAGRCGPFKRRKLESSRSIRDEHEDEDGLLLTLSLHQPSTQRSSNYGSSTSDTSEVYSTSNVNHGYSNTCCVNLDLSIALCGN is encoded by the exons ATGGGAAGTTGTGGGAGGACTGGAGCTGTAAGGCAATACATAAGATCAAAGGTTCCAAGACTTAGATGGACTCCTGATCTTCATCATGCTTTTGTTCATGCAATTGACAGAATTGGAGGTCCTGAAA aAGCTACACCAAAGCTTGTTCTTCAGATGATGGATGTAAGAGGTCTCACCATTTCCCATGTCAAAAGTCATCTCCAG ATGTATAGAAGCATGAAGAGTGATGGAAATAAACGAG GAGATGAAGATCCCAATTTCATTGGATCAAGAAGAAGACAATCAGTTGAGGATCATGATGATGGATGTCTTGATCATGAGTTAAAGCCCAACTTTGAAGATTCACATCCTCATTACTCCTTTTACACTCTCCCTTCTAAAAG AGGGAGAATGGAGACAAGAAATGGTAAGCATGAATGGTGGGGAAATGAAGCAGAAAGAGAGCAAAAGGAAGCTGGAGGGAATCTCACATGGCAGCATACTCTTCATTCTTTCCCACATTTTCTCTTGCATCCTTCTTTTACCCATGTAAATGCTCTTCATCAGGAATCTGACTTG ATTTTGGAAGGTGCTGGAAGATGTGGACCATTTAAGAGACGGAAATTAGAGAGCTCAAGAAGCATTCGAGATGAACATGAAGACGAAGATGGGTTATTGTTGACGCTTTCGTTGCACCAGCCCTCGACACAAAGGAGCAGTAATTACGGTTCATCAACGAGTGACACTAGTGAGGTGTACTCGACGTCTAATGTAAACCATGGCTATTCAAACACGTGTTGTGTTAATTTAGACTTATCTATTGCTTTATGTGGCAACTGA